Proteins encoded together in one Falco peregrinus isolate bFalPer1 chromosome 2, bFalPer1.pri, whole genome shotgun sequence window:
- the IQCD gene encoding dynein regulatory complex protein 10, which produces MATGDPAVFQESSQDVKQRNKPLMKGMATQEKAMITLDAMKMLAPHQLKPDNVETERIIAVLDETIAKLEMSSLIPHIINSLDRFADMLGPEITNSLTEHQKLSNEMEHLLVRSEEEDTMTAEEQRGCLCLLEQHLKCSVRNVLRLLLANPSVCHILKYEAWARKSPAEVFIKAFGDFRNFMLERLLTSPVEEERKIQIKEDIFLQIKKNTEAITALQAELAAAIRTQEEEIHRRDNVIKDLKTSMQDLSKDCEAGIQQIKQQGEQQQKEELQASQAKCTRLQQDIQRLRTQLSALVLEHRASELALRKRKCRLEKEIVNWIEKYDTDMGEKQAEYEEVHAAYAKEKVQLSLLKEKHAVLLQEYSQIEEERRIRQEKEEQALKELTTMTLAATRIQAFWRGYLVRSLFKSKRKKKKGKGKKTKK; this is translated from the exons ATGGCAACAGGGGATCCAGCTGTATTCCAAGAATCATCTCAGGACgtgaagcaaagaaacaaaccctTGATGAAGGGCATGGCAACTCAGGAGAAGGCAATGATCACATTAGATGCCATGAAGATGTTAGCTCCACATCAGTTAAAACCTGATAATGTTGAGACAGAAAGAATCATAGCTGTCTTGGATGAGACAATTGCCAAGCTGGAGATGAGCAGTTTGATACCACATATTATTAACTCTCTGGATAGGTTTGCTGATATGCTGGGACCTGAGATCACAAACAGCCTGACTGAGCACCAAAAGCTTTCAAATGAAATGGAGCATCTGCTTGTCAGGTCTGAAGAAGAGGACACCATGACAGCTGAGGAGCAACGGGGCTGTCTCTGCTTGCTAGAGCAACATCTGAAATGTTCTGTTAGAAACGTACTGAGACTCTTACTGGCCAACCCTTCAGTTTGCCACATTCTGAAATATGAAGCCTGGGCAAGAAAGTCGCCAGCTGAAGTGTTCATCAAAGCTTTTGGGGACTTCAGGAATTTCATGCTCGAGAGACTCCTGACTAGTCctgtggaagaggaaagaaagattcAGATCAAGGAGGACATTTTCCTCCAGattaagaaaaacactgaagcaaTCACAGCTTTACAAGCAGAACTGGCAGCAGCAATCCGGACTCAAGAGGAGGAG ATTCACAGGAGGGACAATGTGATCAAAGACCTCAAAACCAGCATGCAAGATCTGTCCAAAGACTGCGAGGCTGGCATCCAGCAGATCAAGCAGCAAGGagaacaacagcaaaaagaggAGCTGCAAGCCTCCCAGGCCAAATGTACCAGGCTACAGCAGGACATTCAGCGGCTACGAACACAACTCAGTGCACTTGTACTGGAGCATCGAGCATCAGAGCTGGCTCTCAGAAAG AGGAAGTGCAGACTGGAGAAGGAAATTGTGAACTGGATCGAGAAATACGACACAGACATGGGAGAAAAACAG GCTGAGTATGAGGAGGTTCATGCTGCCTATGCCAAGGAGAAGGTCCAACTATCCCTGCTGAAAGAGAAACACGCGGTCCTTCTCCAGGAGTATTCCCAGATTGAGGAAGAGCGCAGGATACGTCAGGAGAAGGAGGAGCAGGCTTTGAAAGAGTTGACCACCATGACCCTTGCTGCCACCCGCATCCAGGCCTTCTGGAGAGGCTACTTGGTCCGGTCCCTCTTCAAgtcaaaaaggaagaagaagaagggcAAGGGCAAGAAGACCaagaaataa